The following are encoded in a window of Bradyrhizobium guangdongense genomic DNA:
- a CDS encoding DUF1348 family protein, with the protein MSRPPLPPFTRETAAQKARMAEDAWNSRDPVRVSLAYTEDSRWRNRSEVLQGREAIVAFLTRKWEKEQDYRLIKDLWAFDENRIAVRFQYEWHDAGGQWYRSYGNEQWEFDEHGLMRRREASINDIAIAERDRRFHWAAPGPRPADVPGLGTEPF; encoded by the coding sequence ATGTCGCGCCCGCCGCTTCCGCCGTTCACGAGAGAAACTGCCGCGCAAAAGGCGCGCATGGCCGAGGACGCCTGGAATTCGCGCGATCCGGTGCGCGTCTCGCTCGCCTATACCGAGGATAGCCGCTGGCGCAATCGCTCGGAAGTGCTTCAGGGCCGCGAGGCCATCGTCGCGTTCCTCACCCGCAAATGGGAGAAGGAGCAGGATTACCGGTTGATCAAAGACCTCTGGGCCTTCGACGAAAACCGCATCGCGGTGCGCTTTCAGTACGAATGGCACGATGCCGGCGGCCAGTGGTATCGCTCCTACGGCAACGAGCAGTGGGAGTTCGACGAGCACGGCCTGATGCGGCGGCGCGAGGCCTCGATCAACGACATTGCGATTGCGGAGAGGGACCGTCGGTTTCACTGGGCTGCGCCCGGGCCGCGGCCGGCGGACGTGCCGGGGCTGGGGACAGAGCCGTTCTGA
- a CDS encoding metallophosphoesterase, translating to MITRRHLIRSIGGLSALGVSTAAYGVGVEPVLRLGVTRYHPTPPQWPADFPLKIAAIADIHACDPWMSLERIEAIVDRTNALNADLIVLLGDYVAGLHQVTRFIPANEWAKVLAGLKAPLGVHAVMGNHDYWADRAVQQVGHGPTVAHRALEAAGIPVYENDAIRLGKDGRPFWLAGLGDQLAFLPARRSRSTGRFGADDLGATLAKVTDNAPVILLAHEPNIAPRVPARVALQLSGHTHGGQIRLLGWSPAVSREHGLRLAYGHFRLKCDVIVSGGLGCSIVPVRVGVPPEIVEVNLGRTPVAPVS from the coding sequence ATGATCACGCGTCGTCATCTCATCCGTTCCATCGGGGGTCTCTCCGCCCTCGGCGTCTCGACGGCCGCCTATGGCGTCGGCGTTGAGCCGGTGCTGCGGCTCGGCGTCACCCGCTATCACCCGACGCCGCCGCAATGGCCTGCGGACTTCCCGCTGAAGATCGCCGCGATCGCCGACATTCATGCCTGCGATCCCTGGATGTCCCTGGAGCGGATCGAGGCGATCGTCGATCGCACCAACGCGCTGAACGCCGACCTCATCGTGCTGCTCGGCGATTACGTCGCAGGCCTGCACCAGGTCACGCGCTTCATCCCGGCGAACGAATGGGCCAAGGTGCTGGCCGGCCTCAAGGCGCCGCTCGGCGTCCATGCGGTCATGGGCAATCACGATTATTGGGCCGACAGGGCCGTGCAGCAGGTCGGGCACGGACCGACCGTTGCGCATCGCGCGCTAGAAGCCGCCGGCATTCCGGTCTACGAGAACGACGCGATCCGTCTTGGCAAAGATGGTCGCCCGTTCTGGCTGGCCGGCCTTGGCGACCAACTCGCCTTTCTACCCGCACGACGCTCCCGGAGCACGGGGCGCTTCGGCGCCGACGATCTCGGCGCGACGCTTGCCAAGGTCACCGATAATGCGCCGGTGATCCTGCTCGCGCATGAGCCCAATATCGCGCCGCGCGTGCCCGCTCGCGTCGCCCTACAATTGTCCGGCCACACCCATGGCGGCCAGATCCGCCTGCTCGGCTGGTCGCCGGCCGTTTCGCGGGAGCACGGCCTCCGCCTCGCCTATGGCCACTTCCGGCTGAAATGCGACGTCATCGTCTCCGGCGGCCTCGGTTGCAGCATCGTTCCAGTCCGCGTCGGCGTGCCGCCCGAAATCGTCGAGGTCAATTTGGGGCGGACACCCGTGGCACCCGTGTCCTAG
- the ybgC gene encoding tol-pal system-associated acyl-CoA thioesterase, with product MTAHLDGEIRDGRHHMQVRVYYEDTDFSGIVYHANYLRYMERGRTNHLRLMGAEQQALFDQPETEGAGFAFVVRSMHLDFLKPARMDDVLDVVTWPIAVKGASIMLAQEVRRGEDVLVKAEVRVAFISGGRAQPIPKSIRALMKADLIS from the coding sequence GTGACTGCCCATCTCGACGGCGAGATCCGCGACGGCCGCCACCACATGCAGGTCCGCGTCTATTACGAGGACACGGATTTTTCCGGCATCGTCTATCACGCCAATTACCTGCGCTACATGGAGCGCGGTCGCACCAATCATCTGAGACTGATGGGCGCCGAGCAGCAGGCGTTGTTCGACCAGCCCGAAACCGAAGGCGCCGGCTTTGCCTTCGTGGTGCGCTCGATGCATCTGGATTTCCTCAAGCCCGCACGGATGGACGACGTTCTCGATGTCGTAACCTGGCCCATTGCCGTGAAGGGTGCCTCCATCATGCTGGCGCAAGAGGTGCGCCGCGGCGAGGACGTGCTGGTGAAAGCGGAGGTGCGCGTCGCCTTCATCAGCGGCGGCCGGGCGCAGCCGATCCCGAAATCGATCCGCGCACTGATGAAGGCCGATCTGATTTCGTGA